One window of Candidatus Dependentiae bacterium genomic DNA carries:
- the rplM gene encoding 50S ribosomal protein L13 → MNKAYFLRKEDQSPRWRVIDAQDQIVGRLATQIADALRGKDRANYTPHSDAGDYVVVLNAKGLKLSGNKMDQKIYETYSGWIGNKKYITAKQKMAKNPAEIIELAVKGMLPKTKLARQLLRKLRVYVGAEHPHAAQIAGFAE, encoded by the coding sequence ATGAATAAAGCATACTTCTTGCGTAAAGAAGATCAGAGCCCTCGCTGGCGCGTTATCGATGCACAAGATCAAATTGTGGGTCGTTTAGCAACTCAAATAGCAGATGCTCTTCGTGGTAAAGATAGAGCTAACTATACACCGCACAGTGATGCTGGTGACTACGTTGTAGTACTTAATGCTAAAGGTCTTAAGTTAAGTGGCAATAAAATGGACCAAAAGATCTATGAAACCTATAGTGGTTGGATCGGTAACAAAAAATATATCACTGCTAAGCAAAAAATGGCAAAAAACCCAGCTGAAATTATTGAACTAGCTGTTAAAGGTATGTTGCCAAAAACCAAGCTTGCACGTCAACTTCTTAGAAAGTTACGTGTGTATGTAGGTGCTGAGCATCCTCATGCAGCTCAAATTGCAGGATTTGCTGAGTAA
- a CDS encoding site-2 protease family protein → MDLLMLIYNLPSIIIALLGVCFLIFFHELGHFIFAKLFGVHTPSFSIGFGPRLFKKRIWDTDFVISAIPLGGYVEMAGSAEVGQGEQAYANSTDERSFNQKPYWQKMLIMFGGILFNLVFAYAALSFLFYVGGPCVGSTCKTRAPFIDTVAENLPAAKAGFKPYDKIISINNQPVTTIEQVTEKLTPLMGKQTPVEIERNGVKQTLTLELAAPIANKAATPLLGVYWHTPAVSLSQALSEGWQTTWNMIKELFGIFKGFKKAQASLGGPLMLIAQVTSCVKGGYKVCLFMLAFISINLAVFNMLPLPIFDGGQALFFTIEALIGKPLKDETRYKIHYATWLLVMALVVYLTYRDIFTLLGF, encoded by the coding sequence ATGGATTTACTTATGCTTATTTACAATTTGCCTTCAATTATTATAGCGCTTTTGGGCGTCTGTTTTCTTATATTTTTTCATGAATTAGGACATTTTATCTTTGCTAAACTATTTGGCGTTCATACTCCTTCGTTTTCTATTGGATTTGGCCCTCGCTTATTTAAAAAGCGAATCTGGGACACAGACTTTGTTATATCAGCTATTCCTTTAGGTGGTTATGTAGAAATGGCTGGATCAGCAGAAGTTGGTCAAGGAGAACAAGCATATGCTAACAGTACTGACGAGCGCTCTTTTAATCAAAAGCCTTACTGGCAAAAAATGCTTATTATGTTTGGCGGCATTTTATTTAATTTAGTATTTGCTTACGCCGCATTAAGCTTTTTATTTTATGTTGGTGGACCTTGTGTTGGCTCTACTTGTAAAACAAGAGCTCCTTTTATTGATACTGTAGCAGAAAATTTGCCTGCAGCTAAAGCAGGTTTTAAGCCTTATGATAAAATAATCAGCATTAATAATCAACCAGTAACTACTATAGAGCAAGTAACGGAAAAACTTACTCCGCTTATGGGCAAGCAAACACCAGTAGAAATTGAACGTAACGGCGTAAAACAAACACTTACCCTAGAACTTGCAGCCCCTATTGCCAATAAGGCAGCAACACCGCTACTTGGTGTTTATTGGCATACACCTGCAGTTTCTTTAAGCCAAGCGCTTTCTGAAGGCTGGCAAACCACGTGGAATATGATTAAAGAGCTGTTTGGTATCTTTAAAGGCTTTAAAAAAGCACAAGCAAGTCTTGGTGGTCCACTTATGCTGATAGCTCAAGTAACAAGCTGCGTTAAAGGGGGCTATAAAGTATGCTTATTTATGCTTGCATTTATTAGTATAAACTTAGCGGTATTTAATATGTTGCCATTACCTATATTTGACGGTGGTCAAGCATTATTCTTTACCATTGAAGCTCTTATAGGTAAACCATTAAAAGATGAGACTCGTTATAAAATCCACTATGCTACGTGGTTGCTTGTAATGGCACTTGTTGTCTACCTGACTTACCGAGACATATTTACTCTTCTTGGTTTTTAA